In Dyadobacter subterraneus, a single genomic region encodes these proteins:
- a CDS encoding YtxH domain-containing protein, producing MVNSKVFWGIVTAAAAGAVIGMLFAPEEGTQTRKKIKKKTNSLASELIDALEKSKQKAGETADDLKAKGEQYKNDFKDKAEEVKEDAADEFDKYN from the coding sequence ATGGTAAACAGTAAAGTGTTTTGGGGAATTGTAACAGCTGCGGCTGCCGGTGCGGTAATAGGGATGCTTTTTGCGCCTGAAGAAGGAACTCAGACTCGCAAAAAGATTAAGAAGAAAACAAACAGTTTGGCAAGTGAATTGATCGATGCGCTTGAAAAGAGCAAACAAAAGGCTGGCGAAACGGCTGATGATCTTAAAGCGAAGGGTGAGCAATACAAAAATGATTTCAAAGACAAAGCAGAAGAAGTTAAAGAAGATGCTGCTGACGAATTTGACAAATATAATTAA
- a CDS encoding response regulator codes for MKIVIIEDEKDLGILMRNFLVKQLNVKAPDIVKIATTLHEGISFINQLNPEWVFIDNNLPDGKGINEIEQIKNSGKFYNRKVVMMSAMTNLREEALRKGADYFLDKPISFVEVKNLFPQD; via the coding sequence ATGAAAATTGTAATTATTGAAGATGAAAAAGATTTGGGGATACTGATGCGCAATTTTTTGGTTAAACAACTTAATGTAAAAGCTCCTGACATAGTAAAAATAGCTACCACACTTCATGAAGGCATTAGTTTTATCAATCAACTGAATCCTGAGTGGGTTTTTATCGACAATAACTTACCTGACGGGAAAGGAATTAATGAGATAGAACAAATTAAAAACAGCGGGAAATTTTACAATCGAAAAGTAGTTATGATGAGTGCTATGACGAATCTTCGTGAAGAAGCACTAAGAAAAGGCGCCGATTATTTTCTTGACAAGCCTATTAGTTTTGTTGAAGTCAAAAATCTTTTCCCTCAGGATTAG